The region CTTTGGCATCCATGTGTTTTAATCGATCAACAATAGATTTGATTTTATTATAGTAGTATGTGATAGAAGAGTTACCAAGAGAGATGTTACTGAGTTCTTGATTTACTTGAATAACCTTGGATGCTTTGTTATCACGAAAAACCTTTTCAAGGTTTTCCCAAACTTCATAAGCTGTTGCATGCTTCTTAAAAATCATGTTGCGAAGAGATATGGAGTGAGTGTCGTATAGTGATGATTTCACGATGGACTCTACACGAAGCCAAGTGGCCTTCGTAGCATCAGATTCTTATGTAGGTTTTTCTTTGTCTTTGTCGCTTGTTGTAGTAACAAGAGGCTTGAGATGATCATCCACTAAATACCCAATGTAGTGAATTTCGAATACCTCTCTCCAGAAATCATAATTCATTTGATCCAAGTCCATGACACAAGGAACTGCATGCTTGATATTAATTGTAGATGAGGGCTTGTCATTCATGGAGAGAGACATGATGAGAGGTAGAAGAAAAAAAGACAGATGGAAGAAGAATGGTGATGAGAGATTGCACAACAGACTGATAAGACAACATCGACTTAGGGTTGAAGGGTAATGAGGCTAtgttgctctgataccatgtaattGTGAATACATAAGTATAGAAAATGGGCCATAGTAAACATGGGCCGGCCGTAACAGATGCATATACAAACTAATAAAGCTATGCTAACATCGGCGATGATGGCGCGTCCAAGGCGAGCCCTTGGTGAGCTGCACTCCGTGCGGTCTAAGAGAGATATTTTATGAAAGGTTATTCATAATGGACATATAAACTTGTAAAGAagcaactttttatttttttctagaaTATAATGGTCGTACAATTGTACAAAGAGAAAATGAAGAATCaagatataattaatattaaCTCAAAATGGAATTTTTCAGGCACTACAAAAAATTGACTATCTATATAGATTCATATCATTGTCTTGAAGCTGGACCATAAAAACGAATGCCTCGATGGTTAACTGGTTGTACTGGTCTTGCATTATTTTCTGCATACTgcattataatttataaacatCAATTAACATCCATTTTATATACCTTAATAAAAATAGTGAACAAGAAAAGTGACATGAAAATAAGATACAATTTACAATATTTTAACACAGCTGATACTTACATCGTGTACAGCCTCTCGAAGCAATTTAACTTGATCTTTTGAAACAGTTCTTATCTACAaaattaacaaaaagaaaaatcttTAGTCAAACATACTGAATAAATGGCTTTTTGTGTCAGTTACAATTACAAACATGCATGGTGATTTTACCTTTTTACTTATGGTCCAAACAACTCCTTCAGTACAAGGAGGAACTGTGAGCGAGCCGATGTATCTATAGTATCTTCTATTACTCATTTGAATCTCTTTAGGATCTATAACTCCACTGTGTCCATGCTCACCCTTTTGGTCTATCATAGCCGTTATATTTACAGTTAACTGCAAGTAGTTCAATGAAAATGtaaataattttaaaaactaTCGTTAAAGGAATTATTTTCCTATCATTTTTATGCAATAACtaggaaaagagaaaaagggctGAAAATAGAAAATGATGATGCTGGTAAATATTTAGCTACCTTTGAAAGAAAATGGTCAGGCGCGCCAATATTGTAAAGAACAGCAATGACAGCTATTTTGTCATCGGCGCTGAGGTGGACAAGATGTAGTTCCATATCATACCTGTTCATATTGTCAAGGAATTTGTTCAACAACTATAAAAGTAATAAATTATTCTGAAAAGTAACAACGTTAATTAATTGTCAAATTGAAAGgtgatatacatatacatatttcACAATATATACCTTCTGCCATTGATGGAATGCTCCGAAGGCGAGTGCCAATGAGCTTGTTTCAAAGCATACTCGGTGCCATTTATGCGAATTGACCCCGCATCTCCTTCCCATGCAAGCTGCaacattaaataataattttaattattaaaaactcTCAATAATTGAAAGACAccaaaacaacataaaataaGTATCATAGAAAAGCCAAGATGACGACAATAAAGTGTTCCATTTAAATCCACTTTTTCTTTTCTTGAACTTTTTATACTAATCCATGAAAGGACACTCAATAAGCGAAAAGGTTTATCTATATATTTGTATATTAATTCATGGTGTTCTAGTAAATAATGCTCAAAAAGGTTTATAACGTTCAAATTTCAAAACCCAgctttaataaaaaatataaatatgtattaattaaaagatagtGGGAATCTAGTCAAAAGTGACCAAATAATTAGGTAATGCCAGTTGTTGCTACAGTTAATGAATGTGTTTCGGTTTTATCTCTAAACCAATAATAATCCTATAACAGTAATCAAAAACAATCCCTGCTAAATCTAACGGAAATCGTATCAAGAGTGTATGAAAGATTTAACGAAATTACCATAATATCATGGCCTCTATTATTGATTGTAGCATTAGAAGCCTTATAGTTTCTGAACAGCTTGTTAGAAGTAACCACCATCTCCACCCTCTGACTCGACATATCAATCGGAGATTGCATCGTCCCGTTGCTGCAGGCCGACCATTCTTTCCTTATCTCCCCCCATTTCTCCGGCCCCATATGCCCATCTCTTGCGTAGTCAAATTCTCTTTCATCCTCTACATTTTCACACACAAGATGATTAACTTTAAAAAAACAAGAAGATGGAGAAACCATGTTAGTGATGGGTTTTCAAGTTTCAACCCATGGCTCTCTGTTATATATTAttaaagtcaaaaaaaaataaCCCAGTATATAACGAAGTTTAGGGCATTACCAACTTCTTGAGCTTGGGTTAGTGATGGATGAAACAATATAAATAAAAGAAACCCAAGTGCTAAAATTGTGTTTGATTTCATAGTCTTCATGTTTCGCAcctcagagagagaagagatctagagagagagagagagagagagagagagagagagagagagtagagttgATAGGTAGTGTCTGttgtgagagagagaaaagagagaggaATATGTTAAATGTGGCTTCTGTTATGAGTCTATATATAAGGAGGATCGTATATAAGAACGCCTTAATATGTGTGCAATGACGTGGAATTTTCTTGTATGGTTCTAGAAAAAGGGGCAAACAGGTAATTTTCGTGGATGTAAAGTTATGAATAAAATATGTAAGTGTGAATGAACATGATATCTAATCTTtgtatgtttattgttttttttacaaAGAGAGAAACGTGTGGTGTCACGTGTTTCCGGGGTTTTACCAAAATCTTGGAAGTCAAAGCTGCAGCATGTTTTCCTTCCAAAAGTTCCAATGTCCAAATGTTAAGGACACCCTTCACAAAGTTAGAAATTGTCTCCGAAAGTTAGGAATAAGATCCGAAATTGATTGATCATGATGTAGTCAAAATCGGGATTTATTTTAGATTCAAGTTTTTATAATGATAACCGACAAATATACCTTCATTGTAGATGTACAGGGCTGCCACAAAATCTACTAGCCCCCTTTATTCAAATGTCCAGTAAACTAATAGATCCAAGGGTCTTTATTTATTAACTAAAGATAGCTCTTTATTTTGTAAACGTCATTTTTTGCTACTAATTATAAAGGCTGCTCTTTATTTAATAACTAAAGATGACTCTTTATTAGGTAAACATCATTTTTTGTAACCAATTATGAAGGCTTGGTTGGGGCTGCTATGAACTTTCTTTTAAATCAATACCAAAACCAAGGTAACTTTAATTCATATTATATATTCAAATTTTTTGTAATTTGTAattgataatattattatgaattgtaatttatatttttataataataagatAATCATGAGGTAGATGATACTTCCAAatgaaaataaaacatatttatattctTGCAAAAATATTTTGATAGCGTTTATGGTCTTTCGAAAATTGACTTTTACAAATATCGATATGGGTTCTATTTAGatgattttattttgataatTTCTCTTTCAAATTAATACATTTGTTTATGTTATTCAAATATAagtatattataatattttattaaaacacCCTTTATTATAAAATCTTAACTCCGTCCCTTTGTAAATCATCAATTTTGTCACTTTCCTCCTTATTATTCATCCTCAACCACATCTATTTtcaattttagaaaactatattacttccattttcaaataaaaaatgtTTCACTTTCGGATTaggttaaatatatataatcgataatttataaataaagtcAAATTTTGCTTGTTGCAACACTTATTGAAGTTTATCATAAACCGCGGTTGAGTTTATCGAATTTGAGTAGAATCAAACATTAAGCGACATATGATTTCAACCGATACTAAATGACAATAGATGTCGGATTGCATCTCTTTCATTAATTTAGAACATAGATTGTTGTTTTTCTCTAAAAATGTCTATAATTACATATAGATATGTAATCCGTGGAAGTATGAACAATAAGTTTATTTGTTTGCAATGAAAATGATAGATTCTTTTAAAGTCGGAGTTTAGGAACAAAGGGTTCCTACAAAAAAAtccaccatctcattcctttCTAGACCACAATGCCCTTCTTCGCACCTGCCATCCACTGCCCCATCTCTATCTTCCATAAAATCTTTATAATccatgtaacatcctgttttctatcattttttattttagggTTGTGGGCCGGAAGTCGATTGTGTAAAAGTTTTGGGCCTTAAGGGGGGTAAATATTAGACCTTGTGGAAGAAGGTAATGATGGTTGAGAGATCCaacccttgaattgtgttttgggttGAAGGGTAAAAGGGGAAAAGTCATAGGCcaggttcttgcatgaaatatggatttttgttcgagaagtttttagtccaagatatttaaataatatctcttcaacaccttttcgtggatataaagaacgttgaagacggagttggaacgaagaagttacgaaCATTTGAAGTTATGACGATTTTTGGGTTACACGTGTACGtcgggcgtacaaggagtacgatgggtgtactagggcatccctagtacgctgggcatactatgAATACACTGGGTGTACGCGATCAGTGCCCAAACCttatttttgtggtttgagccctatttaagctccttaacttccccaaacccactccattctcaacctccacctctccaacaccctttCTTGAAATCCTAACCCTATATTTTGCCTTGTAAGcaaaaaagaaggtgtttttaagtgctttggagtgttcttggtgcactttggagaagaaggaacttatTGAAGAagcgttggttgcattggagcttgtagatccagaccttgttcaccttgattTTTCCTCTGGAAGTATaatgtttgaatcttgatgatgaaattgttagatctagctagttttgggtattatgagcttttggtcactttaagttcataaagtttagatcttgtaAGTCTGTGacattgttatggataaagttggaaacttaaacatcatattgattcagatcttAATGTTGGAgacatggacttaatg is a window of Lactuca sativa cultivar Salinas chromosome 1, Lsat_Salinas_v11, whole genome shotgun sequence DNA encoding:
- the LOC111893047 gene encoding carbonic anhydrase Nec1 translates to MKTMKSNTILALGFLLFILFHPSLTQAQEVEDEREFDYARDGHMGPEKWGEIRKEWSACSNGTMQSPIDMSSQRVEMVVTSNKLFRNYKASNATINNRGHDIMLAWEGDAGSIRINGTEYALKQAHWHSPSEHSINGRRYDMELHLVHLSADDKIAVIAVLYNIGAPDHFLSKLTVNITAMIDQKGEHGHSGVIDPKEIQMSNRRYYRYIGSLTVPPCTEGVVWTISKKIRTVSKDQVKLLREAVHDYAENNARPVQPVNHRGIRFYGPASRQ